A single window of Nicotiana sylvestris chromosome 5, ASM39365v2, whole genome shotgun sequence DNA harbors:
- the LOC104235498 gene encoding uncharacterized protein: MALIQDIKTGSLIKQIYLKLISDNERITWKTLRFGNDARPKTQFTVWLHMHGRLMTVDRLSSWGINVDPICNLCNSHNETRNHVFMECPFSNKVWEGVLKWMQVPLFRTSQWELMEKWIIKTSKGKSQRAQIFKIAYTEWVHTMWIERNQRIFEKITKSHSQLMREIAYVCNIRASTRIKKLVQQLNI, translated from the coding sequence ATGGCACTGATTCAAGATATCAAAACAGGCAGCTTAATCAAGCAGATTTACCTTAAGCTTATTAGTGATAATGAGAGAATAACTTGGAAGACATTGAGATTTGGAAATGATGCTAGACCAAAAACTCAATTCACAGTGTGGCTGCATATGCATGGGAGACTAATGACTGTTGATAGACTTTCCTCCTGGGGGATAAATGTtgatcctatatgcaatctatgTAACAGTCACAATGAAACAAGAAATCATGTATTCATGGAGTGTCCTTTCTCTAATAAAGTCTGGGAAGGAGTGTTGAAATGGATGCAGGTTCCTCTCTTCAGGACATCACAATGGGAACTAATGGAGAAATGGATCATTAAAACATCAAAGGGTAAATCACAAAGAGCTCAAATCTTTAAGATCGCTTATACTGAATGGGTGCATACAATGTGGATTGAGagaaatcaaagaatatttgaaaaaataacaaagaGTCATAGTCAATTAATGAGGGAGATTGCATATGTTTGTAATATCCGGGCATCTACTAGAATTAAAAAACTGGTACAACAGCTTAATATTTAG